The proteins below come from a single Oerskovia jenensis genomic window:
- a CDS encoding MFS transporter: protein MTPEALPEPPDGIVDPPVDRVQRRTVTVLAASQVFGGIGVATGISVSSLIASELSGSDAIAGLAQTTAVVGAAIVALPLSRLAERHGRRRSLATGYVVAFLGALLAATATLLQTWPLLLAGMLLFGAGSATGLASRFTATDLARPERRATDLSVVIWATTIGSVLGPNLAGATEKLGLLPGPVGEHGAHGTSALPLLVAAFAFAAAATSVWLLLRPDPLHVAAARAAAGTTPAGIAPARPTASGTAAHTPEGAAPSGLVDTPSTADAPPVPMPPRPGFRAGLAAGWAVIRASATAQLALAAIVVSHLVMVGLMSMTPVHMGHGGASLQIIGIVISAHIAGMYVLSPVIGWAADKVGHARVLAAGGAILLASAVIVAGAPSDDSARLTVGLVLLGVGWSCGLVAGSALLIDATPAADRTQVQGLSDFAMNLGGAVGGVLAGIVIAVSSYAALSWGAAALLVAYLVLVAGRLLRKDGPRSPGRRPTRS from the coding sequence GTGACCCCCGAAGCCCTGCCCGAGCCCCCCGACGGCATCGTCGACCCACCCGTCGACCGCGTCCAGCGACGGACGGTCACCGTCCTCGCCGCGAGCCAGGTCTTCGGCGGGATCGGGGTCGCGACGGGGATCTCGGTGAGCTCCCTCATCGCGTCGGAGCTCTCGGGTTCCGACGCCATCGCCGGCCTCGCCCAGACCACGGCCGTCGTGGGCGCCGCGATCGTCGCCCTGCCGCTCTCGCGCCTCGCCGAACGCCACGGCCGACGCCGGTCCCTGGCCACCGGGTACGTCGTCGCGTTCCTCGGCGCGCTCCTCGCGGCGACCGCGACCCTGCTCCAGACCTGGCCCCTGCTGCTCGCCGGGATGCTCCTGTTCGGCGCAGGGTCCGCGACCGGCCTCGCCTCTCGCTTCACCGCGACCGACCTCGCCCGCCCCGAACGCCGGGCCACCGACCTGTCGGTCGTCATCTGGGCGACGACCATCGGGTCGGTCCTCGGACCGAACCTCGCCGGGGCGACCGAGAAGCTCGGCCTCCTGCCCGGCCCGGTGGGGGAGCACGGCGCGCACGGCACGTCGGCCCTGCCGCTGCTCGTCGCGGCCTTCGCGTTCGCCGCGGCCGCGACGTCCGTCTGGCTGCTCCTGCGCCCCGACCCGCTGCACGTGGCCGCGGCACGCGCAGCGGCGGGGACGACGCCGGCCGGCATCGCCCCCGCCCGGCCCACGGCGAGCGGGACCGCCGCGCACACGCCCGAGGGGGCGGCGCCGTCGGGCCTCGTGGACACGCCGAGCACGGCCGACGCACCCCCTGTCCCGATGCCCCCACGGCCCGGCTTCCGTGCGGGACTCGCCGCCGGGTGGGCCGTGATCCGCGCCTCGGCGACCGCGCAGCTCGCGCTCGCCGCGATCGTCGTGAGCCACCTCGTGATGGTCGGGCTCATGTCCATGACGCCCGTGCACATGGGGCACGGCGGCGCGAGCCTGCAGATCATCGGGATCGTCATCAGCGCGCACATCGCGGGCATGTACGTGCTCAGCCCTGTCATCGGGTGGGCCGCGGACAAGGTCGGCCACGCGCGCGTGCTCGCGGCGGGCGGGGCGATCCTGCTCGCCTCGGCCGTGATCGTCGCCGGGGCGCCGAGCGACGACTCGGCGCGACTGACCGTCGGGCTCGTGCTGCTCGGGGTGGGCTGGTCGTGCGGCCTCGTGGCCGGGTCCGCGCTGCTCATCGACGCGACGCCCGCCGCGGACCGCACGCAGGTCCAGGGGCTCTCGGACTTCGCGATGAACCTCGGCGGAGCGGTCGGCGGGGTGCTCGCGGGCATCGTCATCGCGGTCTCGTCCTACGCTGCGCTCTCCTGGGGCGCCGCGGCGCTGCTCGTCGCGTACCTCGTGCTGGTCGCGGGGCGGCTCCTGCGCAAGGATGGGCCGCGATCCCCCGGACGCCGGCCGACCCGATCATGA
- a CDS encoding GNAT family N-acetyltransferase has product MRIEPLTFPAPGGGALVPSTTRGGTTVRSGRPGGSTQASRPGRSDQPGRPGSPASGRPGPASAPAPAGLSLLDSLAARTADLSHLADVLIDCVQGGASVGWVKAPTKEAATAWWSAFLADPDHRTWVGRDDSGRIVATASLALTSKDNGAHRAEVVKLLVHRQARGNRFAPGLMATIERFARAEGLTLLMLDTETGSLAESLYRRWGWTEAGSVPGFAKVAGGALVSTTIFYKQVAAR; this is encoded by the coding sequence ATGCGGATCGAACCTCTCACGTTCCCCGCGCCCGGTGGTGGCGCGCTCGTCCCCTCGACCACGCGAGGTGGGACCACGGTCCGGTCAGGGCGCCCGGGAGGCTCGACCCAGGCGAGCAGGCCGGGTCGATCGGACCAGCCGGGCCGGCCCGGTTCCCCCGCCTCCGGCCGCCCGGGGCCGGCGAGCGCCCCGGCCCCGGCCGGGCTCTCGCTGCTCGACAGCCTCGCCGCCAGGACCGCCGACCTGTCCCACCTCGCGGACGTGCTGATCGACTGCGTCCAGGGCGGCGCGAGCGTCGGGTGGGTCAAGGCGCCGACCAAGGAGGCCGCGACGGCCTGGTGGTCCGCGTTCCTCGCGGACCCGGACCACCGCACGTGGGTCGGGCGCGACGACTCGGGCAGGATCGTCGCGACCGCCTCGCTCGCCCTGACCTCGAAGGACAACGGCGCGCACCGCGCCGAGGTGGTCAAGCTCCTGGTCCACCGTCAGGCGCGGGGCAACAGGTTCGCGCCGGGTCTCATGGCGACGATCGAGCGCTTCGCCCGTGCCGAGGGGCTCACGCTCCTGATGCTCGACACCGAGACGGGGAGTCTGGCCGAGTCCCTCTACCGGCGGTGGGGGTGGACCGAGGCGGGCTCGGTGCCGGGGTTCGCCAAGGTCGCGGGTGGCGCTCTCGTGTCGACGACGATCTTCTACAAGCAGGTCGCCGCGCGCTGA
- a CDS encoding ABC transporter permease: MARRHLVVAGAVLAVVVLYAVLVPWLAGVDDRVTDFAQARQAPSSEHLFGTDSAGRDLFVRIASGIRTSLVVALLCALLATVIGVVVGTAAGFWGGWPDRIIMRSTDAVNALPHLLLGIVIVAMFRGSLLAIVLSIALTHWTQVARIVRSEILSLRRLPYIDAAVLAGASRRQVAVRHLVPATAPQALIAVVLLLPHAVWHESTLSFLGFGLPPHEPSLGTLLEEARSSLLLGGWWTLVFPAAVLVVVTLAVAFAGQALRKVVTPPQPSELRL; this comes from the coding sequence ATGGCTAGGCGCCACCTCGTGGTCGCGGGCGCGGTCCTGGCGGTCGTGGTGCTCTACGCGGTCCTGGTCCCGTGGCTCGCGGGCGTCGACGACCGGGTCACGGACTTCGCGCAGGCCCGCCAGGCGCCGTCGTCCGAGCACCTTTTCGGTACCGACTCGGCGGGCCGCGACCTGTTCGTGCGCATCGCGTCGGGCATCCGGACCTCGCTCGTGGTGGCCCTGCTGTGCGCGCTGCTCGCGACCGTGATCGGGGTCGTGGTCGGTACCGCCGCGGGGTTCTGGGGCGGGTGGCCCGACCGGATCATCATGCGCAGCACCGACGCGGTCAACGCCCTGCCGCACCTGCTGCTCGGCATCGTGATCGTGGCGATGTTCCGCGGGAGCCTCCTCGCGATCGTCCTGTCGATCGCCCTGACCCACTGGACGCAGGTCGCGCGCATCGTCCGCTCGGAGATCCTCAGCCTGCGCCGGCTCCCCTACATCGACGCGGCCGTCCTGGCGGGGGCGAGCCGCCGGCAGGTCGCGGTGCGCCACCTCGTGCCGGCCACGGCCCCGCAGGCGCTGATCGCGGTGGTCCTGCTGCTCCCGCACGCGGTGTGGCACGAGTCCACGCTGTCCTTCCTGGGCTTCGGCCTCCCGCCGCACGAGCCGAGCCTCGGCACGCTCCTCGAGGAGGCGCGCAGCTCCCTGCTCCTGGGCGGGTGGTGGACGCTCGTCTTCCCGGCGGCGGTGCTCGTGGTCGTCACGCTCGCGGTCGCGTTCGCGGGCCAGGCGCTGCGCAAGGTCGTCACCCCGCCCCAACCCTCGGAGCTGAGGCTGTGA
- a CDS encoding ABC transporter ATP-binding protein — MNAVNTMNAANAASLRIEHLTVRLPLPNGSVVHAASDVSLDVPRGTITALVGESGCGKSILASAVMDQLPAGARRTGSITITTPKGVLDVFAGAPFRGLHAALVPQSAATHLTPVRTARSQLDETIATLGSTRTSDDLAVRVGLDPSALDCYPHELSGGMAQRVAVAGALAGDPSVIVADEPTASLDRALTDRILGLLRECADDGAAVLLITHDLASLVRTGVADRLAVMYASRIMETGPAGEVFEDPLHDYTRDLLGALPSRGLHPLPGSPPQLTDLPDDCVYHLRRPETRQSGGPTILVQVGDRAYRTLREVA, encoded by the coding sequence GTGAACGCTGTGAACACCATGAACGCTGCGAACGCCGCGAGCCTGCGCATCGAGCACCTGACCGTCCGCCTGCCCCTGCCGAACGGGTCGGTCGTGCACGCCGCGAGCGACGTGAGCCTCGACGTCCCGCGAGGCACGATCACTGCCCTCGTGGGCGAGTCGGGCTGCGGCAAGTCGATCCTCGCCTCGGCCGTCATGGACCAGCTCCCGGCGGGGGCACGTCGCACGGGGTCGATCACGATCACGACCCCGAAGGGCGTGCTGGACGTGTTCGCGGGCGCACCCTTCCGGGGCCTGCACGCCGCGCTCGTCCCGCAGTCCGCGGCCACGCACCTCACGCCCGTGCGCACCGCGCGCTCGCAGCTCGACGAGACGATCGCGACGCTCGGCTCGACGCGCACGAGCGACGACCTGGCCGTCCGGGTGGGCCTCGACCCGTCGGCCCTCGACTGCTACCCGCACGAGCTCTCGGGCGGCATGGCCCAGCGGGTGGCCGTCGCGGGGGCGCTCGCGGGCGACCCCTCGGTGATCGTCGCGGACGAGCCCACGGCGAGCCTCGACCGCGCCCTGACCGACCGGATCCTGGGGCTGCTGCGCGAGTGCGCCGACGACGGCGCGGCGGTCCTGCTCATCACGCACGACCTCGCGTCCCTGGTGCGCACGGGCGTGGCCGACCGGCTCGCGGTCATGTACGCCTCGCGGATCATGGAGACGGGCCCGGCCGGCGAGGTCTTCGAGGACCCGCTGCACGACTACACGCGCGACCTCCTGGGCGCGCTGCCCTCGCGCGGGCTGCACCCGCTGCCGGGCTCGCCGCCGCAGCTCACCGACCTGCCCGACGACTGCGTCTACCACCTGCGCCGCCCCGAGACCCGGCAGTCGGGCGGCCCGACGATCCTGGTCCAGGTCGGCGACCGCGCCTACCGCACGCTGCGCGAGGTGGCCTGA
- a CDS encoding ABC transporter permease, with translation MTTVQAGRGERSAGRPGQDAGQAGTVPDGASRPAPDDAPSVRDLRRGRHRDVWVMVGRRLLFIVPVTAAVSAGLFAAAKYSPFDPLVGYLGTRYMTTTEADKAVISEQLGFDRPWYSTYWGWVRDLFGGDLGLSRSFHQPVAQVVGERLPWTLLLAGAALALAIVVALALGIAAGVRSGGILDRGVTALCVVVQGLPPFVLSLAAIAVFALGLGWLPAAGLTDAGADPTAGGVLRHLVLPVVVLAVAQVPWLLLAVRESVVTSKGEDFVAGAVSRGIPTRAVTRRHIVPTSLAPFVNIVGVRLPELVVGAVLVEEVFSWPGVAGAIVTSARDLDMALLAFLTIGTTVVVMLGSLLADVVVALMDPRVSTDG, from the coding sequence GTGACCACGGTCCAGGCGGGACGTGGGGAGCGCTCGGCCGGGCGCCCCGGGCAGGACGCCGGGCAGGCAGGCACGGTGCCCGACGGCGCCTCCCGCCCCGCGCCCGACGACGCACCCTCGGTGCGGGACCTGCGCCGCGGGCGCCACCGTGACGTCTGGGTCATGGTGGGGCGCCGCCTGCTCTTCATCGTGCCGGTCACGGCGGCCGTCTCCGCGGGGCTGTTCGCGGCCGCGAAGTACTCGCCGTTCGACCCCCTGGTCGGGTACCTGGGCACCCGGTACATGACCACGACCGAGGCGGACAAGGCCGTCATCTCGGAGCAGCTCGGGTTCGACCGGCCCTGGTACTCGACGTACTGGGGGTGGGTGCGGGACCTGTTCGGCGGGGACCTGGGCCTGTCGCGGTCGTTCCACCAGCCCGTCGCCCAGGTCGTCGGCGAGCGCCTGCCGTGGACGCTGCTGCTCGCGGGGGCCGCGCTCGCGCTCGCGATCGTGGTCGCGCTGGCGCTGGGCATCGCGGCGGGCGTGCGCAGCGGCGGGATCCTCGACCGGGGCGTCACGGCGCTGTGCGTCGTGGTGCAGGGGTTGCCGCCGTTCGTCCTGTCGCTCGCCGCGATCGCGGTCTTCGCGCTCGGGCTGGGGTGGTTGCCTGCGGCGGGGCTCACGGACGCGGGGGCCGACCCGACGGCCGGTGGCGTGCTGCGGCACCTGGTCCTGCCGGTCGTGGTCCTCGCGGTCGCGCAGGTGCCGTGGCTGCTGCTCGCGGTGCGCGAGTCGGTCGTGACGTCGAAGGGGGAGGACTTCGTCGCGGGGGCCGTCTCGCGCGGCATCCCGACGCGCGCGGTCACGCGCCGCCACATCGTGCCGACCTCGCTCGCGCCGTTCGTCAACATCGTGGGGGTGCGGCTGCCCGAGCTCGTGGTGGGTGCGGTCCTGGTCGAGGAGGTCTTCAGCTGGCCGGGCGTCGCTGGGGCGATCGTCACGTCGGCCCGCGACCTCGACATGGCGCTGCTGGCGTTCCTGACGATCGGGACCACGGTCGTGGTCATGCTCGGATCCCTCCTCGCGGACGTGGTCGTGGCCCTGATGGACCCCCGGGTGAGCACCGATGGCTAG
- the recQ gene encoding DNA helicase RecQ: protein MGRDPPDAGRPDHEGSTHPVTASALPETRTALDVLSTVFGYDHFRGDQAEIIDTVVRGHDALVLMPTGGGKSLCYQIPALLRPGTGVVISPLIALMQDQVDALSALGARAGFLNSTQSVPERRAVEDAFLAGELDLLYLAPERLGVPETVRLLQSGKVALFAIDEAHCVSAWGHDFRPDYLRLTVLAETWPDVPRIALTATATQQTADEIVRRLELHDARTFVSSFDRPNITYRIAPKDSPRTQLVDLIRAEHAGDAGIVYCLSRASVETTAEHLNAHGIPALAYHAGMPAGARAANQSRFLREDGIVMVATIAFGMGIDKPDVRFVAHLDLPKSVEGYYQETGRAGRDGLPSTAWLAYGLQDVVQQRRMIDTSEGDAAHKRRMGANLDAMLALCETITCRRAQLLAYFGQDGPACGNCDTCLAPPQSWDGTIAAQKILSTVLRLERQGQRYGAGHVVDILTGKSTPRITSLGHDQLPVFGVGADLSATEWRAVVRQILAQGLLGVDSDGYGTLSLTEAADPVLGGKQEVRLRRDVRTKTSRTRKPAAAAADAELTPDAAARMETLRAWRGATAKESGVPAYVVFHDATLRALAQRNPTSIDDLSDVSGIGAAKRERYGAAILEVLAEG from the coding sequence ATGGGCCGCGATCCCCCGGACGCCGGCCGACCCGATCATGAAGGAAGCACCCACCCCGTGACAGCCTCTGCCCTGCCCGAGACCCGCACCGCGCTCGACGTCCTGTCGACCGTGTTCGGGTACGACCACTTCCGGGGCGACCAGGCCGAGATCATCGACACGGTCGTCCGCGGGCACGACGCGCTCGTCCTCATGCCCACGGGCGGCGGCAAGTCGCTGTGCTACCAGATCCCCGCGCTCCTGCGGCCCGGGACGGGCGTCGTCATCTCGCCCCTCATCGCCCTGATGCAGGACCAGGTCGACGCACTGTCCGCGCTCGGGGCCCGCGCCGGGTTCCTCAACTCGACGCAGTCCGTGCCCGAGCGCCGCGCGGTCGAGGACGCGTTCCTCGCCGGTGAGCTCGACCTGCTGTACCTGGCCCCCGAGCGCCTCGGCGTGCCCGAGACCGTGCGCCTCCTGCAGTCCGGCAAGGTGGCCCTGTTCGCGATCGACGAGGCCCACTGCGTCTCGGCCTGGGGCCACGACTTCCGGCCCGACTACCTCCGGCTGACCGTGCTCGCCGAGACGTGGCCCGACGTCCCGAGGATCGCACTCACCGCGACCGCGACGCAGCAGACCGCCGACGAGATCGTCCGACGCCTCGAGCTGCACGACGCCCGCACCTTCGTCTCGAGCTTCGACCGCCCCAACATCACCTACCGCATCGCACCCAAGGACTCCCCGCGCACCCAGCTCGTCGACCTCATCCGGGCCGAGCACGCGGGGGACGCGGGCATCGTCTACTGCCTCTCGCGCGCCTCGGTCGAGACCACCGCCGAGCACCTGAACGCGCACGGGATCCCGGCGCTGGCCTATCACGCGGGCATGCCCGCCGGTGCGCGCGCGGCCAACCAGTCCCGGTTCCTGCGCGAGGACGGCATCGTCATGGTCGCGACCATCGCGTTCGGCATGGGCATCGACAAGCCCGACGTCCGGTTCGTCGCGCACCTCGACCTGCCCAAGTCGGTCGAGGGCTACTACCAGGAGACGGGCCGCGCCGGACGTGACGGCCTGCCGTCGACCGCCTGGCTGGCCTACGGGCTCCAGGACGTCGTCCAGCAACGCCGCATGATCGACACCTCCGAGGGCGACGCCGCCCACAAGCGCCGCATGGGGGCGAACCTCGACGCGATGCTCGCCCTGTGCGAGACCATCACGTGCCGCCGGGCCCAGCTCCTCGCCTACTTCGGTCAGGACGGGCCCGCGTGCGGGAACTGCGACACGTGCCTCGCCCCGCCCCAGTCCTGGGACGGGACCATCGCCGCGCAGAAGATCCTCTCGACCGTCCTGCGCCTCGAACGCCAAGGGCAGCGGTACGGCGCCGGGCACGTCGTCGACATCCTGACCGGGAAGTCGACCCCCCGGATCACCTCGCTCGGGCACGACCAGCTCCCCGTCTTCGGCGTCGGCGCGGATCTCAGCGCCACCGAGTGGCGCGCGGTCGTCCGGCAGATCCTCGCCCAGGGTCTGCTCGGTGTCGACAGCGACGGGTACGGCACGCTGAGCCTGACCGAGGCCGCGGACCCCGTGCTCGGTGGCAAGCAGGAGGTCCGGCTGCGCCGGGACGTGCGGACCAAGACGTCCCGCACCCGCAAGCCCGCCGCGGCCGCGGCCGACGCCGAGCTGACGCCCGACGCCGCGGCGCGCATGGAGACGCTGCGCGCCTGGCGGGGAGCGACCGCCAAGGAGAGCGGGGTGCCGGCCTACGTCGTCTTCCACGACGCGACCCTGCGAGCGCTCGCACAGCGCAACCCGACCTCGATCGACGACCTGTCCGACGTCAGCGGGATCGGTGCCGCCAAGCGCGAGCGGTACGGCGCTGCGATCCTCGAGGTCCTCGCCGAGGGGTAG
- the acs gene encoding acetate--CoA ligase, producing MTTTETKVDGQAGTPGLENLLHEERSFPPSPEFAAQANAQPALYEEARADRLAFWARQATELVSWRTPFTETLDWSNAPVARWFADGTLNAAYNAVDRHVEAGNGDRVAIHFEGEPGDTRTVTYADLQREVSRAANALNALGVTTGDRVVIYLPMIVEAVVAMLACARIGAPHSVVFGGFSADALRSRIADAEAKVVITADGGYRRGAASALKPAVDEALAPKEGAEATTVQHVLVVRRTEQDVEWTQGRDVWWHDALEAADVQHTPVWVEAEHPLFILYTSGTTGKPKGILHTTGGYLTQASYTHKNVFDLKAETDVYWCTADIGWVTGHSYVTYGPLLNGATQVIYEGTPDSPHQGRWWEIIEKYKVSIFYTAPTAIRACMKWGEEIPNKFDLTSLRVLGSVGESINPEAWMWYRRVVGGDKAPIVDTWWQTETGAIMISPLPGVTATKPGSAQVPLPGIVADVVDDNAQPVPNGGGGYLVLSEPWPSMLRGIWGDLERFKDTYWSRFPGIYFAGDGAKKDEDGDIWLLGRVDDVMNVSGHRLSTTEIESALVSNPLVAEAAVVGATDELTGQAVVAFVILRGEHAARAADADGAAAVELELRNHVAKEIGPIAKPRKILVVPELPKTRSGKIMRRLLRDVAENRTVGDATTLADSSVMTLIASGLAKPAGSED from the coding sequence GTGACCACCACCGAGACGAAGGTCGACGGACAGGCCGGGACCCCGGGTCTGGAGAACCTCCTGCACGAGGAGCGCAGCTTCCCTCCCAGCCCCGAGTTCGCGGCCCAGGCCAACGCCCAGCCCGCGCTGTACGAGGAGGCCCGGGCAGACCGTCTCGCGTTCTGGGCACGCCAGGCCACCGAGCTCGTGTCGTGGCGGACCCCGTTCACCGAGACCCTCGACTGGTCGAACGCCCCCGTCGCCCGCTGGTTCGCGGACGGCACCCTCAACGCCGCGTACAACGCGGTGGACCGGCACGTCGAGGCGGGCAACGGCGACCGCGTCGCGATCCACTTCGAGGGCGAACCGGGCGACACGCGCACCGTCACGTACGCCGACCTCCAGCGCGAGGTCTCGCGCGCCGCCAACGCCCTGAACGCGCTGGGCGTGACCACGGGTGACCGCGTCGTCATCTACCTGCCCATGATCGTCGAGGCCGTCGTCGCGATGCTGGCCTGCGCCCGCATCGGCGCCCCGCACTCGGTCGTGTTCGGCGGGTTCTCGGCCGACGCGCTGCGCAGCCGCATCGCCGACGCCGAGGCCAAGGTCGTCATCACGGCGGACGGCGGCTACCGCCGCGGTGCCGCGTCGGCCCTCAAGCCCGCGGTCGACGAGGCCCTCGCCCCCAAGGAGGGCGCCGAGGCCACGACCGTCCAGCACGTGCTCGTGGTGCGCCGCACCGAGCAGGACGTCGAGTGGACGCAGGGACGCGACGTCTGGTGGCACGACGCCCTCGAGGCGGCCGACGTGCAGCACACCCCCGTGTGGGTCGAGGCCGAGCACCCGCTGTTCATCCTCTACACGTCCGGCACGACCGGGAAGCCCAAGGGCATCCTGCACACGACCGGCGGCTACCTGACGCAGGCGTCGTACACCCACAAGAACGTGTTCGACCTCAAGGCCGAGACCGACGTCTACTGGTGCACCGCGGACATCGGCTGGGTCACGGGCCACTCCTACGTGACGTACGGCCCGCTGCTCAACGGCGCGACGCAGGTCATCTACGAGGGCACGCCCGACTCCCCGCACCAGGGCCGCTGGTGGGAGATCATCGAGAAGTACAAGGTCTCGATCTTCTACACGGCCCCCACCGCGATCCGCGCCTGCATGAAGTGGGGCGAGGAGATCCCGAACAAGTTCGACCTCACGAGCCTGCGCGTCCTGGGCTCGGTCGGTGAGTCCATCAACCCCGAGGCGTGGATGTGGTACCGCCGCGTCGTCGGTGGCGACAAGGCACCCATCGTCGACACGTGGTGGCAGACCGAGACGGGCGCGATCATGATCTCGCCGCTGCCGGGCGTGACCGCGACCAAGCCGGGCTCGGCCCAGGTCCCGCTGCCGGGCATCGTCGCGGACGTGGTCGACGACAACGCGCAGCCGGTGCCCAACGGCGGCGGGGGCTACCTCGTCCTGTCGGAGCCGTGGCCCTCCATGCTGCGCGGCATCTGGGGAGACCTCGAGCGCTTCAAGGACACCTACTGGTCCCGCTTCCCGGGCATCTACTTCGCGGGTGACGGCGCCAAGAAGGACGAGGACGGCGACATCTGGCTGCTCGGCCGCGTCGACGACGTCATGAACGTCTCGGGCCACCGCCTGTCGACCACCGAGATCGAGTCCGCGCTGGTGTCGAACCCGCTCGTGGCCGAGGCCGCGGTCGTGGGCGCCACGGACGAGCTCACGGGTCAGGCCGTGGTCGCGTTCGTCATCCTGCGCGGCGAGCACGCGGCCCGTGCGGCGGACGCCGACGGGGCCGCGGCGGTCGAGCTCGAGCTGCGCAACCACGTGGCCAAGGAGATCGGGCCCATCGCGAAGCCCCGCAAGATCCTCGTGGTCCCCGAGCTGCCCAAGACGCGGTCCGGCAAGATCATGCGGCGCCTGCTGCGCGACGTCGCCGAGAACCGCACGGTCGGGGACGCGACGACGCTCGCGGACTCGTCCGTCATGACGCTCATCGCGTCGGGGCTGGCGAAGCCGGCAGGCTCGGAGGACTGA
- a CDS encoding ABC transporter substrate-binding protein: protein MIALGVIVALAACTAPGGSTGGASPGAAADGIVLADGYELGGYNPVAGFGAAGEAKMYDGLVRLTGGEGMPGFEPALAAELPTANDDATVWTVKIRPGVTFSDGSTFGPEDVVATYEAILDPASASEARSSFDMIEEVVQTDDDTVEFHLAYSYAPLLTKMLIGVVPSEAVATPGLAAESALNTAPVGTGPYTLVDLSPDRAVLEANEGYWDGAPEVKKLTLLYVPDDNTRAQRMASGEIDGTNLPPLLANTFEGKDGMTVTAHTSADWRGLSLPTDNPVAGDPAVRMALNLAANRQSMIDDVLGGHGRLAATPIPEVYGDAYEPGAVFAYDPDRAEQILTDAGWVEGADGIRVKDGQRAQIALMYNSVDTVRRDLAQAFASDALAVGVEVNLEALSWDRIDPRITTDATLLGGGDEPFDPDTQAYGALSSVFVQPDVGSIYDNPSDYQDATVDAALEVGRRSLDQAERDAAYRQVQDAYIDDPGYVYLVFLDHTYVSKDTGWTMSGPVLEPHAHGVTWGPWWSLQSWTRDR, encoded by the coding sequence GTGATCGCCCTCGGCGTGATCGTGGCCCTGGCCGCGTGCACCGCACCGGGCGGGAGTACCGGCGGCGCGAGCCCGGGTGCGGCGGCCGACGGCATCGTGCTCGCCGACGGTTACGAGCTGGGCGGGTACAACCCCGTCGCCGGGTTCGGGGCCGCGGGCGAGGCCAAGATGTACGACGGCCTGGTCCGCCTCACGGGGGGCGAGGGCATGCCGGGGTTCGAGCCCGCGCTCGCCGCCGAGCTCCCCACGGCCAACGACGACGCGACCGTGTGGACCGTGAAGATCCGTCCGGGCGTCACGTTCTCCGACGGCAGCACGTTCGGCCCCGAGGACGTGGTCGCGACGTACGAGGCGATCCTCGACCCGGCGTCCGCGTCCGAGGCCAGGTCGTCGTTCGACATGATCGAGGAGGTCGTCCAGACCGACGACGACACGGTCGAGTTCCACCTCGCGTACTCGTACGCGCCGCTCCTGACGAAGATGCTCATCGGCGTGGTGCCCTCGGAGGCCGTCGCGACGCCGGGCCTCGCGGCCGAGTCCGCGCTCAACACCGCACCGGTCGGGACCGGGCCGTACACGCTCGTGGACCTGTCCCCGGACCGTGCGGTCCTCGAGGCCAACGAGGGCTACTGGGACGGCGCGCCCGAGGTCAAGAAGCTGACGCTCCTCTACGTCCCCGACGACAACACGCGCGCGCAGCGCATGGCCTCGGGCGAGATCGACGGCACCAACCTGCCGCCGCTGCTCGCGAACACGTTCGAGGGCAAGGACGGCATGACGGTCACGGCGCACACCTCGGCCGACTGGCGCGGGCTCTCGCTCCCCACCGACAACCCCGTCGCGGGCGACCCCGCGGTCCGCATGGCGCTCAACCTGGCCGCGAACCGGCAGTCGATGATCGACGACGTCCTGGGCGGGCACGGCCGCCTGGCCGCGACGCCCATCCCCGAGGTCTACGGCGACGCGTACGAGCCCGGCGCGGTCTTCGCGTACGACCCGGACCGTGCCGAGCAGATCCTCACGGACGCGGGCTGGGTCGAGGGAGCGGACGGGATCCGGGTCAAGGACGGGCAGCGCGCGCAGATCGCGCTCATGTACAACTCGGTCGACACGGTCCGCCGCGACCTCGCGCAGGCCTTCGCGTCCGACGCGCTCGCGGTGGGCGTCGAGGTGAACCTCGAGGCGCTGTCCTGGGACCGGATCGACCCGCGCATCACCACCGACGCGACGCTCCTGGGCGGCGGCGACGAGCCCTTCGACCCCGACACGCAGGCGTACGGCGCCCTGAGCTCGGTGTTCGTCCAGCCCGACGTCGGCAGCATCTACGACAACCCGAGCGACTACCAGGACGCGACGGTCGACGCCGCACTGGAGGTGGGGCGACGCAGCCTCGACCAGGCCGAGCGCGACGCGGCCTACCGCCAGGTCCAGGACGCGTACATCGACGACCCGGGCTACGTGTACCTCGTGTTCCTCGACCACACGTACGTCTCGAAGGACACGGGCTGGACCATGTCGGGCCCCGTTCTCGAACCGCACGCGCACGGTGTGACGTGGGGTCCGTGGTGGTCGCTCCAGTCCTGGACGCGGGACCGGTGA